The genomic region TCTCGTACTGGGACACGTCGATGAGGTAGCAACAATCTGTGGGTGGAAAGACGAAGGCGACGCTTCTTTGATGCAGGTAACGATAAGCAGTGCCACCAAACCTTACATCGCATATAAAGGATCAGTTACCGTCGACGGGGTCAGTTTAACTGTATCAAACCTACACGCAGGTGCCTTTGAAGTTGCATTGATTCCACATACAAAGGACGTGACAACCCTCGGAACGAAACGCACCGGGGCAAAGGTTAACCTTGAGGTTGATATCGTTGCGCGTTATCTTGAAACGCTTCTCAGAAATACCGAGGAAAAGAGGGATTGGACTGACCAACCCTCTACCGAGACTCTTAATTTAAACTTTTTATCGAAACACGGCTATATTAGTTAATGGTTATCAGTTTTCAGTACGGTTTTTCTGCGAAAAAACCTTTCAGTTATCAGTTAAAGAGGTCTGCTGTGGCAGTAACAACATATTTACCTGCCACAAGAGAGTAACTGACGACTGACAACTGATAACTGACGACTCTAAAATGGTAGGCAAGAATGCCAAATAATTTTAACACCATTCCTGAAGCACTCTCTGCAATCCAAAACGGGGAAATGATCATCGTCGTTGATGAACCCGATCGCGAGAACGAAGGCGATCTCATCATGGCGGCTCAAAAGGTAACGGCAGAGACTATCAATTTCATGGCGAGATACGGTAGGGGTTTGATATGCCTACCGACCTGTTCAGAACGCCTTACCGAACTCGAACTCTACCCCATGGTCACGTCGAACACGGCGCAAATGCAGACTGCTTTCACGGTCACCATTGATGCCAAAGAGGTGACGACCGGTATTTCGGCACAGGAACGCGCCTACACGATCCAGAAATTCGTTGACCCTGAAGCCATCCCGTCAGACTTCGTCCGCCCCGGACATATTTTTCCCTTAGAAGCGAAACCGGGCGGTGTACTCCGGCGCGCCGGGCATACCGAAGCCACTGTTGATTTAGCACAGATGGCGGGACTCTATCCCGCGGGTGTCCTCTGTGAGATACTCAATGAAGATGGAAGCATGGCACGCGTCCCTGAGTTAATGGAGTTCGCCGCGCAACATCAACTCAAGATTATCACCATTGCCGACCTCATCGCATACCGCCGTGAGACAGAGACTTTGATTAAACGTGTCGCCACTGCCGACATTCCGACC from Candidatus Poribacteria bacterium harbors:
- a CDS encoding bifunctional 3,4-dihydroxy-2-butanone-4-phosphate synthase/GTP cyclohydrolase II — translated: MPNNFNTIPEALSAIQNGEMIIVVDEPDRENEGDLIMAAQKVTAETINFMARYGRGLICLPTCSERLTELELYPMVTSNTAQMQTAFTVTIDAKEVTTGISAQERAYTIQKFVDPEAIPSDFVRPGHIFPLEAKPGGVLRRAGHTEATVDLAQMAGLYPAGVLCEILNEDGSMARVPELMEFAAQHQLKIITIADLIAYRRETETLIKRVATADIPTAHGEFKLYAYESTDTGGESVEDDRTHIALTKGDLTDAAPVLVRVHSQCLTGDVFGSLRCDCGEQLEIALQTIEKEGRGVLVYMRQEGRGMGLKGKLRAYQLQDSDGLDTVEANEHLGFPADLRDYGIGAQILADLGVRKMRLMTNNPQKVTGLSGHGLEIVERVPLQTEPNAFNRRYLETKRSKLGHLLLHEE
- a CDS encoding riboflavin synthase; the encoded protein is MFTGIVEELGKIRSIQVKSQDATLEIQASDVLNDAKVGDSISVDGACLTIRFLTSEAFIVDASAETLRRTTLGERKVGDPVNLERSLRLSDRLGGHLVLGHVDEVATICGWKDEGDASLMQVTISSATKPYIAYKGSVTVDGVSLTVSNLHAGAFEVALIPHTKDVTTLGTKRTGAKVNLEVDIVARYLETLLRNTEEKRDWTDQPSTETLNLNFLSKHGYIS